In the Dioscorea cayenensis subsp. rotundata cultivar TDr96_F1 chromosome 12, TDr96_F1_v2_PseudoChromosome.rev07_lg8_w22 25.fasta, whole genome shotgun sequence genome, one interval contains:
- the LOC120274100 gene encoding probable protein phosphatase 2C 34, translated as MKHFSSLLNGLAKSLYGGKGRVASPEEGGREAGDAMVKEARRNGMILRSSGMLRASGSKSFVSMFSQRGEKGVNQDCFIVWEEFGCQEDMIFCGIFDGHGQWGHFVSKRVRDSFPPSLLCNWQEALALASLLPDKKLCQFDIWKQSCIRTCSAVDRELSENRSLDAFHSGTTALTIVKQGEQMFIANVGDSRAVLATTSDEGDLVPVQLTIDFKPNLPQEAERINQCKGRVFCLRDEPGVHRVWLPNGETPGLAMSRAFGDYCIKDYGLISVPEVTQKNINDSDQFIVLATDGVWDVVSNQEAIQIVASTKERAKAAKRLVECAVRAWKKKRRCIAVDDCSAICLFFHSS; from the exons ATGAAGCATTTTTCTTCGCTGTTGAATGGATTGGCGAAGTCGTTGTATGGCGGGAAAGGGAGGGTGGCGTCGCCGGAGGAAGGGGGGAGGGAGGCCGGTGATGCCATGGTGAAGGAGGCGAGGAGGAATGGGATGATCTTGAGGTCGTCGGGGATGCTTAGAGCCTCGGGGTCTAAGAGCTTTGTGTCGATGTTCTCGCAGAGAGGGGAGAAGGGGGTTAATCAGGATTGCTTCATTGTTTGGGAG GAATTTGGGTGCCAAGAAGACATGATCTTTTGCGGGATCTTTGACGGCCATGGTCAATGGGGACACTTTGTATCCAAGAGGGTCAGGGATTCCTTTCCTCCATCTCTTCTTTGCAACTGGCAGGAGGCTCTTGCTCTTGCTTCCCTACTGCCTGATAAAAAGCTTTGCCAATTTGACATTTGGAAGCAATCATGCATCCGAACTTGCTCGGCCGTCGACAGGGAGCTCTCGGAGAACCGCAGTCTTGATGCTTTCCATAGTGGCACCACTGCTTTAACTATTGTTAAACAA GGCGAACAAATGTTTATAGCAAATGTCGGCGACTCACGGGCTGTGTTGGCGACAACGTCCGATGAAGGTGATTTGGTACCTGTCCAGCTCACTATTGATTTTAAACCAAATTTGCCTC AGGAAGCCGAGCGCATAAACCAGTGTAAGGGCCGGGTGTTTTGTTTGAGAGACGAGCCGGGCGTTCATCGTGTATGGTTGCCAAACGGAGAAACACCAGGCTTGGCAATGTCGAGAGCATTCGGCGACTACTGCATCAAGGACTACGGCCTTATATCCGTGCCCGAAGTAActcaaaaaaacattaatgacAGTGACCAATTCATTGTGCTCGCAACCGATGGC GTTTGGGATGTCGTCTCAAACCAAGAGGCCATTCAAATAGTTGCCTCGACGAAAGAGAGAGCCAAAGCAGCGAAACGATTAGTCGAATGCGCGGTGCGAgcttggaaaaagaaaagaagatgcaTTGCTGTTGATGACTGCTCAGCTATATGTCTCTTCTTCCATTCTTCTTGA
- the LOC120273085 gene encoding uncharacterized protein LOC120273085: MAPEIPFDPSTCDLAELINEADFHSLCSPDGFLSICGFGSLLSEKSARSTFPELRDFRVGVLRGFRRVFAHVAPIFYDRGIARPETAEVSSLSVEPCEGEWLVVTVFEIKKEEVSAFMEREHEFRFLAAFPEDLEGKPFTRSAVVCARYSDDEYFRIRCKGSREIFFERYGRHNIDKIWRDDILPCRVYLRHCVLAAKNLGQIAYDNFLDHTFIGDRKTTIREYLASTGSGIMDEEPPEELKSRYGG, translated from the exons ATGGCGCCCGAGATCCCCTTCGATCCATCAACCTGCGATCTTGCCGAGCTAATCAATGAAGCCGATTTTCATTCTCTTTGCTCTCCTGATGGCTTCCTCTCTATCTGCGGCTTTGGCTCTCTTCTCTCGG AGAAGAGCGCGCGGAGTACGTTCCCGGAACTTAGGGATTTCAGGGTTGGGGTTTTGAGGGGATTCCGGAGGGTTTTCGCTCATGTGGCACCGATTTTCTATGACCGAGGAATCGCTCGTCCGGAAACCGCG GAGGTTTCAAGCTTGAGCGTGGAGCCTTGTGAGGGGGAATGGCTTGTTGTTACTGTGTTTGAGATTAAGAAAGAAGAG GTTTCGGCTTTCATGGAGAGGGAACATGAGTTCAGGTTTCTAGCT GCATTTCCTGAAGACTTGGAAGGGAAACCTTTTACTAGATCAGCA GTTGTTTGTGCTCGTTATAGTGATGATGAGTATTTTCGCATCAGATGCAAAG GTAGCAGAGAAATTTTCTTCGAGAGATACGGAAGGCATAACATAGATAAAATTTGGCGAGATGATATCCTACCTTGCCGTGTTTATCTTCGACATTG TGTCTTGGCAGCGAAAAATCTTGGGCAAATTGCTTACGATAATTTCTTAGACCACACATTCATCGGCGACCGGAAAACAACAATTCGAGAGTATTTGGCTTCAACAGGATCAGGAATCATGGATGAAGAACCTCCAGAAGAACTCAAGAGTCGATACGGAGGATGA